One Coccinella septempunctata chromosome 8, icCocSept1.1, whole genome shotgun sequence genomic window carries:
- the LOC123319189 gene encoding ras-related and estrogen-regulated growth inhibitor, whose product MNVTSPKSSLAKLGFHPRQKSLKVMVLGQGGVGKTAMVVRFITRRYIGEYDPSLEKIYTYHTVIDNEMVYFDILDTAGQPHENECLSLEANIKWAEAFILMYSVTDKCSFDECYRLKFLINYNKKRRRLGNVAKDAAVDVPVVLVGNKIDQVEDRMVSLEEGQKRSKEIGCVCFHEISVRESIDQVWSVFTDVCRFWRVHNKNPSRLRKTPSEKDPTSPDQQRYFSNTISPSSILPNFCRSGILGRRWTEGELEEGDETREETNDDSASSPSDAAPFRERASTDGHLHQSKCKPWKWRHPPNHSNSSSSSSGELYTTKNDRRMSISMRGNNASY is encoded by the exons ATGAATGTGACCTCTCCAAAGTCCTCATTGGCTAAACTGGGTTTTCATCCACGTCAGAAGTCCTTGAAGGTGATGGTTCTAGGTCAGGGAGGCGTTGGAAAAACAG CCATGGTCGTACGGTTCATCACCAGGAGATATATAGGAGAATACGATCCTAGTCTGGAGAAAATTTATACTTATCACACAGTGATCGACAACGAGATGGTGTACTTTGACATCCTGGATACTGCTGGGCAACCTCAT GAGAACGAATGTCTTTCCCTCGAAGCCAACATAAAATGGGCGGAGGCTTTTATCCTAATGTACTCTGTGACCGACAAGTGCTCGTTCGACGAGTGCTACAGGCTCAAGTTCCTCATAAACTACAACAAGAAGCGAAGGCGCCTTGGTAACGTTGCCAAAGACGCTGCAGTGGATGTTCCAGTTGTGCTCGTGGGTAATAAGATAGATCAGGTGGAGGACAGGATGGTTTCTCTGGAGGAGGGACAGAAGAGGAGCAAGGAAATTGGCTGCGTATGCTTCCACGAGATATCGGTGAGGGAGAGCATAGATCAG GTTTGGTCGGTGTTCACAGACGTGTGTCGATTCTGGAGGGTGCACAACAAGAACCCTAGCAGACTACGCAAAACGCCCAGCGAAAAAGATCCAACCTCCCCAGACCAGCAGCGTTACTTCTCCAACACCATATCACCCAGCAGCATCCTCCCCAACTTCTGCCGATCCGGCATCTTGGGTAGGAGATGGACCGAAGGTGAGCTGGAAGAAGGAGACGAGACCAGAGAGGAGACCAATGACGACTCAGCCTCCAGCCCATCTGATGCGGCGCCCTTCCGAGAGAGGGCGTCCACTGACGGCCACCTGCACCAGAGCAAGTGCAAGCCTTGGAAGTGGAGGCATCCACCGAACCATTCCAACAGTTCATCCAGTAGCTCCGGCGAGCTGTACACCACGAAGAACGACAGGAGGATGAGCATATCGATGAGGGGCAACAATGCCAGCTACTGA
- the LOC123319191 gene encoding geranylgeranyl pyrophosphate synthase-like, with protein sequence MSNSTPRIQSRSNDKEQDEKLLEPFTYICQIPGKNIRSKLTRAFNHWMKIPEDTLSRIEEIVHILHNSSLLMDDIQDSSIVRRGVPVAHSIYGVPSSINASNYCLWIVLERVLELNRPEAVIVYNEQLLELHRGQGMELYWRENFLCPREEEYIQMAKRKTGGLFMLAIRLMQLFSEDKSDYTNLAGTIGLYFQIRDDYLNLKSKNYAKHKSFCEDLTEGKFSFPIIHAIKSNPEDRRVSYILRQRTKDVDLKKYCITLLTELGSFEYTLSVLCKLQKEALAELDKLGDNVYMEQLLNSLFELE encoded by the exons ATGTCTAACAGTACTCCACGGATACAGAGCAGAAGTAATGATAAAGAACAAGACGAG AAATTGCTGGAGCCCTTTACCTACATCTGTCAAATACCTGGAAAGAATATCAGATCGAAGTTAACCAGAGCCTTCAATCACTGGATGAAAATACCCGAGGATACACTATCTCGAATCGAAGAAATTGTTCATATACTTCACAATTCAAGCCTGCT GATGGATGACATCCAAGATAGCTCTATAGTTCGTAGAGGTGTTCCAGTTGCTCATTCGATATACGGTGTACCAAGTTCAATAAACGCATCAAATTACTGCCTTTGGATAGTCTTGGAGAGGGTTTTGGAACTTAACAGACCTGAA GCTGTTATAGTTTATAATGAACAACTTTTGGAATTGCATAGGGGCCAAGGAATGGAATTATACTGGAGGGAAAATTTTTTATGCCCTAGGGAGGAAGAATATATACAAATGGCCAAGAGAA AAACTGGTGGTCTTTTCATGCTAGCAATACGTTTGATGCAGCTGTTCAGTGAAGATAAGTCAGATTATACTAACTTAGCAGGAACAATTGGTTTGTATTTTCAGATTCGTGACGattatttgaatttgaagtcGAAAAAT TATGCAAAACATAAGAGCTTCTGTGAGGATCTGACAGAAGGAAAGTTCAGTTTTCCCATTATCCACGCTATAAAATCAAATCCAGAGGATAGGAGAGTGTCCT ATATTTTGAGGCAGAGAACGAAGGATGTGGATCTGAAAAAGTACTGCATCACTTTATTAACCGAACTGGGAAGTTTTGAATATACCCTGAGTGTTTTGTGCAAATTACAAAAAGAAGCATTAGCTGAATTGGATAAATTAGGTGATAATGTCTACATGGAACAATTATTGAACAGTCTATTCGAATTGGAATGA
- the LOC123318644 gene encoding geranylgeranyl pyrophosphate synthase-like translates to MSNKTPLILSRSNDKEQDEKLLEPFTYICQIPGKNIRSKLARAFNHWMKIPEDTLSQIEEIVHILHNSSLLIDDIQDSSILRRGVPVAHSIYGVPSSINAANYCLCIALERVLELKNPEAVTVYNEQLLELHRGQGMELYWRDNFLCPTEEEYIQMTKRKTGGLFMLAIRLMQLFSEDKSDYTKLTGTIGLYFQIRDDYINLKSKNYMQHKSFCEDLTEGKFSFPIIHAIKSNPDDKRVSHILRQRTKDVEVKKYCVSLLAEMGSFEYTLRVLSDLQKEAVAEIDKLGGNSYMEQVLNVLFQLE, encoded by the exons ATGTCTAATAAAACTCCACTGATACTCAGCAGAAGTAATGATAAAGAACAAGATGAG AAATTACTGGAGCCTTTCACTTACATCTGTCAAATTCCCGGAAAAAATATCAGATCGAAGTTAGCAAGAGCCTTCAATCACTGGATGAAGATACCCGAGGATACCCTATCTCAAATCGAAGAAATTGTTCATATACTTCACAATTCCAGCCTACT GATAGATGACATCCAAGATAGTTCTATATTGCGAAGAGGCGTTCCAGTGGCTCATTCAATTTACGGTGTACCTAGTTCAATAAACGCAGCGAATTATTGCCTGTGCATAGCCTTGGAAAGGGTACTTGAACTAAAGAACCCTGAG GCTGTTACGGTTTATAATGAACAACTTTTGGAATTGCATAGGGGACAGGGAATGGAATTATACTGGAGGGACAATTTTTTGTGCCCCACTGAGGAGGAATACATACAAATGACCAAGAGAA AAACTGGTGGTCTTTTCATGCTAGCAATACGTTTAATGCAGTTGTTCAGTGAAGATAAGTCAGATTATACAAAGTTAACCGGAACAATTGGTTTGTATTTTCAGATTCGTGATGACTACATAAATCTGAAGTCAAAGAAC TACATGCAACATAAGAGCTTCTGTGAAGATCTGACAGAGGGAAAGTTCAGTTTCCCAATCATCCACGCTATAAAATCAAATCCAGATGATAAGAGAGTTTCAC ACATTTTGAGGCAGAGAACGAAAGACGTGGAAGTGAAGAAGTACTGCGTTTCTTTATTGGCAGAAATGGGAAGTTTCGAATATACCCTGCGGGTCTTGTCGGACCTACAAAAGGAAGCAGTTGCTGAAATAGATAAATTAGGTGGTAATTCCTACATGGAACAAGTATTAAATGTGTTATTTCAATTAGAATGA